One segment of Theobroma cacao cultivar B97-61/B2 chromosome 9, Criollo_cocoa_genome_V2, whole genome shotgun sequence DNA contains the following:
- the LOC108663205 gene encoding extensin-2-like, whose translation MADIWPRLAYALALCLIINNVAAYDDEPYNALPPYYHEKPQTPFRVPPHRYPSPLPPYFYKSPPPPSSSPPPPYIYKSPPPPSPSPPPPYVYKSPPPPPYVYKSPPPPSPSPPPPYVYKSPPPPSPSPLPPYVYKAPPPPSPSPPSPYIYKSPPPPPPYIYKSPPPPSPSPSAPYVYKSPPPLPYVYKSPPPPPSPSPPPPYVYKSPPPPSPSPPPPYVYKSPPPPSPSTPQPYVYKSPPPPYAYKSPPPPSPSPPPPYIYKSPPPPSPSPPPPYVYKSPPPPSPSPPPPYVYKSPPPPSPSPPPPYVYKSPAPLSSSPPPPPYHYT comes from the coding sequence ATGGCCGATATTTGGCCTCGCCTAGCGTACGCCTTGGCATTGTGCCTGATAATAAACAATGTAGCTGCCTACGATGATGAGCCTTACAATGCACTACCACCTTACTATCATGAGAAGCCACAAACACCTTTCAGAGTACCACCACATCGGTACCCTTCACCTTTACCTCCATACTTCTACAAGTCACCTCCCCCACCATCTTCGTCACCACCACCTCCTTACATTTACAAGTCACCCCCTCcaccatctccctcaccaccacCTCCCTATGTATACAAGTCCCCACCTCCACCTCCATATGTTTATAAGTCCCCACCACCGCCATCCCCATCACCTCCACCACCATATGTCTACAAGTCTCCACCTCCACCATCTCCATCACCACTACCTCCTTATGTCTATAAAGCCCCACCTCCACCATCTCCCTCACCTCCTTCTCCTTATATCTATAAATCACCACCACCTCCACCACCATATATCTACAAGTCTCCCCCTCCACCATCCCCATCACCATCCGCTCCCTATGTGTACAAGTCCCCACCTCCACTTCCATATGTCTATAAGtccccaccaccaccaccatccCCATCACCTCCACCACCTTATGTTTACAAGTCTCCACCTCCACCATCTCCATCACCACCTCCCCCTTATGTTTACAAGTCCCCACCTCCACCATCTCCCTCAACCCCTCAACCTTATGTCTACAAGTCCCCACCTCCACCTTATGCCTACAAATCTCCACCTCCCCCATCTCCTTCACCGCCTCCTCCTTATATCTACAAGTCTCCACCCCCACCATCTCCATCACCACCTCCTCCCTATGTCTACAAATCCCCACCTCcgccatctccctcaccacctcCTCCTTATGTCTATAAATCGCCACCGCCTCCATCTCCATCACCTCCACCACCATATGTCTA